The following proteins are co-located in the Streptomyces sp. Ag109_O5-10 genome:
- a CDS encoding Pycsar system effector family protein: MTTLPDTGPATSYTLDQALDDAVRDTDAKISRTDSKASLLLAFVGAVLAGLGSLVDDHLPVLTAMAGGLAVLALALAAVLLLLVVRPRLSGADRASFPYWARLLDDQLILTSMTGDTRAARIRVMSRIAVRKFVVLRRAVDLILLALFLLALAAAGLAL; encoded by the coding sequence GTGACGACTCTGCCAGACACTGGTCCCGCGACGTCATACACCCTGGACCAGGCCCTGGACGACGCGGTCCGCGACACCGACGCGAAGATCAGCCGCACCGACAGCAAGGCCTCGCTGTTACTGGCGTTCGTCGGTGCCGTCCTCGCCGGACTCGGCTCCCTCGTAGACGACCACCTGCCGGTCCTGACCGCCATGGCCGGCGGCCTCGCCGTCCTCGCCCTGGCGCTCGCGGCCGTCCTGCTGCTCCTGGTCGTCCGGCCCCGTCTGTCCGGTGCCGACCGCGCCTCGTTCCCGTACTGGGCCCGCCTGCTGGACGACCAGCTGATCCTCACAAGCATGACCGGCGACACCCGCGCCGCCCGCATCCGCGTCATGTCCCGCATCGCCGTCCGCAAGTTCGTCGTGCTGCGCCGCGCGGTCGACCTGATCCTGCTCGCCCTGTTCCTGCTCGCGCTCGCCGCCGCCGGCCTCGCCCTGTAG
- a CDS encoding RNase adapter RapZ gives MTDPTACRTGPADTPPIELVSFGFLHLGTDPQGRPVLPYADRIEDVRDRLRDPAAARTILDLDGHHPRVQDVVLATPGARELLDNLTDYATLPDGPRRIAIGCAGGRHRACALIELLAQRLADRHVPTVAKHLHTHLPRVMKN, from the coding sequence GTGACTGACCCGACGGCCTGCCGCACGGGCCCCGCCGACACCCCGCCAATCGAGTTGGTGTCGTTCGGCTTCCTGCACCTGGGCACCGACCCCCAGGGCCGCCCGGTCCTGCCCTACGCCGACCGTATCGAGGACGTACGCGACCGGCTGCGCGACCCGGCCGCCGCCCGCACCATCCTCGACCTGGACGGCCATCACCCCCGCGTCCAGGACGTCGTCCTCGCCACCCCCGGCGCCCGCGAACTCCTCGACAACCTCACCGACTACGCCACCCTCCCCGACGGGCCCCGCCGCATCGCGATCGGCTGCGCCGGCGGCCGCCACCGCGCATGCGCACTCATCGAACTGCTCGCGCAGCGGCTCGCTGACCGGCACGTCCCGACCGTGGCTAAGCACCTGCACACCCATCTCCCCCGCGTCATGAAGAACTGA
- a CDS encoding WhiB family transcriptional regulator produces the protein MTIYPHGTEHPRFPRPQSQTPTQCQLTPQLFDFEYGDCNRKQPELERARRACSRCPLAADCLLWALVNKSLTPVGIIAGTTPRQRKKLRDRLAARLGPDWIDVLANQDQARRNRAAAPGRAA, from the coding sequence ATGACCATCTACCCGCACGGCACAGAACACCCACGGTTCCCCCGGCCCCAGAGCCAGACGCCCACGCAGTGCCAGCTCACCCCGCAGCTGTTCGACTTCGAGTACGGCGACTGCAACCGCAAGCAGCCGGAACTGGAGCGGGCCCGCCGCGCCTGCTCCCGCTGCCCGCTGGCCGCAGACTGCCTGCTGTGGGCGCTGGTGAACAAGTCCCTCACCCCCGTCGGGATCATCGCGGGAACCACCCCCCGGCAGCGCAAGAAGCTCCGCGACCGGCTGGCGGCCCGGCTGGGACCGGACTGGATCGACGTCCTCGCCAACCAGGACCAGGCCCGCCGCAACCGGGCCGCCGCCCCGGGCCGTGCCGCATGA
- a CDS encoding SPFH domain-containing protein, with amino-acid sequence MNKLRTTALLAGVGAAGLGALKLVQAIPEYSAAVVERFGRYSKTAKPGLNLVIPFVDSIRNRLDLREQVVMFPVYVVSARDGVSVPALVTVMFRIYDPRAATYNVSNYIVALEQRMLYELSNSIATLSSDNAAVGLRELSDHIRGVLAEAAAPWGLTITWFGVRAGEDRSDRDSNQGDADGAPPFAPNASTIVLAERIDNMAASGDSHFSAPFNQGNLAQGHHHQHHMTNNVAAASQPTAQEIALAIITLVRNSAADGTLEDGPQALASAQELQAVITAPVGEPQQRERFQRVVDRLVAAVGTASVAATALTDLLGKIRELLSW; translated from the coding sequence GTGAACAAGTTGAGGACGACCGCGTTGCTAGCCGGCGTAGGCGCGGCCGGTCTCGGCGCACTGAAGCTGGTACAGGCCATTCCCGAGTACAGTGCCGCCGTGGTTGAGCGGTTCGGCCGGTACTCCAAGACGGCCAAGCCCGGCCTCAACCTGGTCATTCCGTTCGTCGACTCCATACGCAACCGGCTCGACTTGCGTGAGCAGGTCGTGATGTTCCCGGTCTACGTGGTGTCGGCGAGGGACGGAGTAAGCGTTCCGGCCCTGGTCACTGTGATGTTCCGGATCTACGATCCGCGCGCTGCGACGTACAACGTGTCCAACTACATCGTGGCGCTCGAACAGCGAATGCTCTACGAGCTCTCCAACTCCATCGCAACGTTGAGCAGTGACAACGCGGCTGTTGGTCTTCGGGAGCTCAGCGACCATATTCGGGGCGTTCTTGCCGAGGCAGCGGCTCCCTGGGGTCTGACGATCACATGGTTCGGGGTGCGGGCCGGTGAAGACCGAAGCGATCGAGACAGCAACCAGGGCGACGCCGACGGAGCCCCGCCCTTCGCGCCCAACGCGTCCACCATCGTCCTGGCTGAGAGGATCGACAACATGGCCGCCAGCGGAGACAGCCACTTCAGCGCTCCGTTCAATCAGGGAAACCTCGCCCAGGGGCATCACCACCAGCACCACATGACGAACAATGTGGCTGCTGCCAGTCAGCCCACCGCTCAAGAGATCGCGCTCGCGATCATCACGCTCGTGCGCAATAGCGCGGCTGACGGCACCCTGGAAGACGGGCCTCAAGCACTCGCCAGTGCACAGGAGCTCCAGGCTGTAATCACGGCGCCGGTGGGGGAACCCCAGCAGCGCGAGCGGTTTCAACGGGTCGTTGATCGCTTGGTGGCAGCAGTGGGCACAGCCTCTGTGGCAGCCACTGCATTGACTGATCTTCTTGGCAAGATCCGAGAACTGCTCAGCTGGTAG
- a CDS encoding RRQRL motif-containing zinc-binding protein, translated as MPRTRKHRRRDETVRLLRGAQGLPEYDRGACPDHLLTRRQLRDRALAKGGQEPVGILRCAHCRYTPQWSCRHPMRGYLYDVHQAVPKRIPTLAQEWALDRAMAARQTCPGPCGRRYIYCLPLKTLGTCLECHDGTPADPTTYTLPAAAAHRLAA; from the coding sequence ATGCCGCGCACCAGGAAGCACCGCCGCCGTGACGAGACAGTGCGGTTACTGCGCGGCGCGCAGGGACTGCCGGAGTACGACCGGGGCGCCTGCCCCGACCACCTCCTCACCCGCCGCCAGCTCCGGGACCGCGCCCTGGCCAAGGGCGGACAGGAACCGGTCGGCATCCTGCGCTGCGCTCACTGCCGCTACACCCCGCAGTGGTCATGCCGACATCCCATGCGCGGCTACCTGTACGACGTGCACCAGGCCGTGCCCAAGCGGATTCCGACGCTCGCGCAGGAGTGGGCGCTGGACCGTGCGATGGCCGCCAGGCAAACGTGCCCCGGTCCGTGTGGCCGCCGGTACATCTACTGCCTCCCGCTCAAGACGCTCGGCACGTGCCTGGAGTGCCACGACGGCACCCCGGCCGACCCGACCACCTACACCCTGCCCGCGGCCGCCGCCCACCGGCTCGCCGCCTGA
- a CDS encoding GGDEF domain-containing protein produces MTPALRVHARIGHRALLVTAAALPLTGWTVHAYTLHRQLAASRRDPLTGLLRRDTYTARAHRILARHGGTAVVVLVDVDHFKAVNDTFGHAAGDAVLAATADRLTAWAGPHASAGRLGGDEFAVVLQLDVAARGRRFEQLLRVLHTPVVLDDGRTVDVAVSVGAAAPDAIGTRDLSALQRAADAALYAGKHSGRVTFAGPEHTAVPAVNGRRAGRPGTATWGRAA; encoded by the coding sequence ATGACCCCCGCCTTACGCGTTCACGCCCGGATCGGGCACCGCGCACTCCTGGTCACCGCCGCCGCCCTGCCGCTGACCGGCTGGACCGTCCACGCGTACACGCTGCACCGGCAGCTCGCTGCGTCACGCCGTGACCCGCTCACCGGTCTGCTGCGCCGCGACACCTACACCGCCCGCGCCCACCGGATCCTCGCCCGCCACGGCGGCACCGCCGTCGTGGTCCTGGTCGACGTCGACCACTTCAAGGCCGTCAACGACACGTTCGGGCACGCCGCCGGAGACGCCGTCCTCGCCGCAACCGCGGACCGGCTCACCGCGTGGGCGGGCCCGCACGCATCTGCCGGCCGCCTCGGCGGCGACGAATTCGCAGTCGTCCTGCAGCTGGACGTCGCCGCCCGCGGCCGCCGCTTCGAGCAGCTGCTGCGCGTACTCCACACCCCGGTCGTCCTGGACGACGGCCGCACCGTCGACGTCGCCGTCTCCGTCGGGGCCGCCGCCCCCGACGCGATCGGCACCCGCGACCTGAGCGCGCTGCAGCGGGCCGCCGACGCGGCGCTGTACGCGGGCAAGCACTCCGGCCGCGTCACCTTTGCGGGTCCCGAGCACACCGCCGTCCCGGCCGTCAACGGCCGTCGCGCCGGCCGCCCGGGCACCGCGACGTGGGGGAGGGCGGCATGA
- a CDS encoding Ku protein, which yields MPRSIWSGAISFGLVTVPCHVVSASEDHSVRFHQYHLEDMARVRVRKFCEVEDREVRSDEIGKGYELTKTQVIPITDEDLRNLPLPTAKALEIHGFVPWESIDPLRIGEGYYLQPDGQVAVKPYELLRQALARSARVAVTKFAWSGRERLGLLRVRDDVIVLHAMRWPDEVRDPAELYPPEADVSDAEVDEAVELIERMTTDRLEGPDFVDHYTEALEKVIEAKREDRELPEAPEPEKPAGKVLDLMAALQESVDKAKASRGEDTGTDAQVHEMPVKKTAKKAPAKKTAAAKKSTTAKKTAGKKTTAKKAAARKPRRSA from the coding sequence ATGCCCCGGAGTATCTGGTCCGGCGCGATCAGCTTCGGTCTGGTCACGGTGCCGTGCCATGTGGTCAGCGCGTCTGAGGACCATTCGGTGCGCTTCCACCAGTACCACCTGGAGGACATGGCCCGGGTGAGGGTGCGTAAGTTCTGCGAGGTCGAAGACCGCGAGGTGCGCTCCGACGAGATCGGCAAGGGCTACGAACTCACCAAGACCCAGGTCATCCCCATCACTGACGAGGACCTGCGGAATCTGCCGCTGCCCACGGCGAAGGCGCTGGAGATCCACGGGTTCGTGCCGTGGGAGTCCATTGATCCGCTCCGGATCGGTGAGGGCTACTACCTCCAGCCCGACGGGCAGGTGGCCGTCAAGCCGTACGAACTGCTGCGCCAGGCGCTCGCCCGGTCTGCGCGGGTCGCGGTCACGAAGTTCGCATGGAGCGGCCGCGAGCGGCTGGGGCTGCTCCGCGTGCGGGACGACGTGATCGTCTTGCACGCGATGCGCTGGCCCGATGAGGTCCGCGACCCCGCCGAGTTGTACCCGCCGGAGGCGGACGTGTCGGACGCGGAGGTTGATGAGGCGGTGGAGCTGATCGAGCGGATGACCACCGACCGCCTGGAGGGGCCGGACTTCGTGGACCACTACACCGAGGCGCTGGAGAAGGTGATCGAGGCGAAGCGGGAGGACCGCGAGCTGCCGGAAGCGCCGGAGCCGGAGAAGCCGGCGGGCAAGGTGCTCGACCTGATGGCCGCCCTGCAGGAGTCCGTGGACAAGGCGAAGGCCTCGCGCGGCGAGGACACTGGGACCGACGCGCAGGTCCATGAGATGCCCGTGAAGAAGACTGCGAAGAAGGCCCCGGCGAAAAAGACCGCGGCTGCGAAGAAGAGCACGACGGC
- a CDS encoding ParB/RepB/Spo0J family partition protein, with protein sequence MSKAAQLGNGSAFGAAATARSSRRDVIGHAIGDGDTPAAAVTDLPVTQISENPDNPRNHLRNLDDTVASVREVGIILPIVVATTEAYLHDRPDRTDDLDDGAHYVVVDGHRRLEAARRVGLATIPVRVDNARVSTDESLLEAAFIANYHRDDMTELEEAHALQQLVTYYGSQTKAARRLGIPQNTISSKLSLLKLSPELQKDLVTGERTVEHVRNLGKLSPADQKKKADERAATAGHRKAIRQTPETQGPAGPPADDTAAPGQLSRRDNPGTTPPEQDRSPRSQTTTVPEPRANEDASPEGDQTADRRPTKPFPYDSGLDAAHLLIHKMTPEEFNTMLDVLNKHRDRQTIA encoded by the coding sequence GTGAGCAAGGCGGCCCAACTCGGCAACGGAAGCGCGTTCGGCGCGGCGGCCACCGCCCGCAGCTCCCGCCGCGATGTCATCGGGCACGCCATCGGCGACGGCGACACCCCGGCGGCAGCAGTCACCGACCTGCCAGTCACGCAGATCAGCGAGAACCCCGACAACCCGCGCAACCACCTGCGCAACCTGGACGACACCGTGGCGTCCGTCCGTGAAGTCGGCATCATCCTGCCCATCGTCGTCGCCACGACCGAGGCCTACCTCCACGACCGGCCCGACCGCACCGACGACTTGGACGACGGCGCCCACTACGTCGTAGTCGACGGCCACCGACGCCTCGAAGCCGCCCGCCGCGTAGGCCTGGCCACCATCCCCGTCCGCGTCGACAACGCCCGCGTCAGCACCGACGAGTCCCTCCTCGAGGCCGCGTTCATCGCGAACTACCACCGCGACGACATGACCGAACTCGAAGAGGCCCACGCGCTCCAGCAACTGGTGACCTACTACGGCAGCCAGACCAAGGCCGCCCGGCGACTGGGCATTCCCCAGAACACCATCTCCAGCAAGCTGTCCTTGCTGAAGCTGTCACCGGAACTCCAGAAGGACCTCGTCACAGGCGAGCGGACGGTAGAGCACGTACGCAACCTGGGCAAGCTCTCCCCCGCAGACCAGAAGAAGAAGGCGGACGAACGCGCCGCTACCGCCGGCCACCGCAAGGCCATCCGCCAGACCCCTGAAACTCAGGGACCTGCTGGCCCCCCAGCCGACGACACCGCGGCGCCCGGGCAACTATCACGCCGTGATAACCCCGGCACGACGCCGCCGGAGCAGGACAGGTCACCGCGAAGCCAGACCACAACGGTTCCGGAACCGCGTGCCAACGAAGACGCGTCGCCTGAGGGCGACCAGACCGCGGACCGGCGACCGACGAAGCCATTCCCCTACGACAGTGGATTGGACGCGGCGCATCTCCTCATCCACAAGATGACGCCTGAGGAGTTCAACACGATGCTGGACGTGCTCAACAAGCACCGCGACAGGCAGACCATCGCCTAA
- a CDS encoding ParA family protein, whose protein sequence is MASPYPEGDREKVASKLPPALQRELKIRCAELGLDIQDAVEAGITSWRASTRPLPEIDTSGAKSFSPWLPPGLYDDLKATCADRSVSYTQGLAQSVRLWLDEHPSPQDAQSADPVRIINANQKGGVGKTTVSLGMGEAYAEDPEAARTALIRYVDSLAYGDLKRIGKTKADVQNLLERATVGGRRVLVVDYDPQSHLSDQLGIPQIQPGRESLVSHMIGEAESDLRDLIVTVEDPRFGRRLDVLPGAFDGFVLDSRLALTAAQSRGFQKEVALERALRPIENDYDVIIIDCPPSLGLAMDAALYYGRRRRNERPGHSGVLIPVQAEDSSATAYRMLVDQIEDLRKDLGLDIDYLGLVVNQYDARRGYVATSSLDQWASLEDQRVLAVLDDLKEQREAVRVKEPLLSYAAHSKQANTMRLIAMEANP, encoded by the coding sequence GTGGCCTCTCCATACCCTGAGGGAGACCGGGAAAAGGTGGCGTCCAAGCTCCCCCCGGCGCTCCAACGCGAACTGAAGATCCGGTGTGCCGAACTCGGCCTGGACATCCAGGATGCCGTCGAAGCCGGCATCACCTCCTGGCGGGCAAGCACCCGCCCCTTGCCCGAGATCGACACATCGGGCGCCAAGTCGTTCTCACCGTGGCTCCCGCCAGGCCTGTACGACGACCTCAAGGCCACCTGCGCCGATCGGTCCGTCTCCTACACGCAGGGCCTCGCGCAGAGCGTCAGGCTCTGGTTGGACGAACACCCCTCCCCGCAGGACGCTCAGTCCGCCGACCCGGTGCGGATCATCAACGCCAACCAGAAGGGCGGCGTCGGCAAGACCACGGTGTCCCTCGGGATGGGCGAGGCCTACGCCGAAGACCCCGAAGCCGCCCGTACCGCGCTCATCCGGTACGTCGACTCCCTCGCCTACGGCGACCTCAAGCGCATAGGGAAGACGAAGGCCGACGTCCAAAACCTGCTTGAGCGGGCGACGGTCGGCGGCCGGCGGGTCCTGGTCGTCGACTACGACCCGCAGAGCCATCTGTCCGACCAGCTCGGTATCCCGCAGATCCAGCCCGGCCGGGAAAGCCTCGTCTCCCACATGATCGGTGAGGCGGAAAGCGACCTGCGCGACCTGATCGTCACCGTCGAAGACCCGCGGTTCGGACGGCGCCTGGACGTACTGCCCGGCGCGTTCGACGGATTCGTTCTCGACTCCCGGCTCGCCCTCACCGCGGCCCAATCCCGCGGCTTCCAGAAGGAAGTGGCTCTGGAGCGGGCGCTGAGGCCGATCGAGAACGACTACGACGTCATCATCATCGACTGCCCGCCCAGCCTCGGTCTGGCCATGGACGCAGCCCTCTACTACGGCCGCCGGCGCCGCAACGAACGCCCCGGCCACTCCGGTGTCCTGATCCCGGTCCAGGCCGAAGACAGCTCAGCGACCGCGTACCGCATGCTGGTCGACCAGATCGAAGACCTGCGCAAGGACCTCGGTCTCGACATCGACTACCTCGGCCTGGTGGTCAACCAGTACGACGCACGACGCGGCTACGTGGCCACATCATCCCTGGACCAGTGGGCAAGCCTGGAAGACCAGCGCGTCCTGGCCGTCCTGGACGACCTGAAGGAACAGCGCGAAGCGGTCCGCGTCAAAGAGCCGTTGCTCTCGTACGCGGCGCACTCGAAGCAGGCCAACACCATGCGACTGATCGCGATGGAGGCAAACCCGTGA